In Candidatus Bathyarchaeota archaeon, a genomic segment contains:
- a CDS encoding aspartate aminotransferase family protein: MKQIIFNKRSKELFEEAKKFLPGGVTYAIRYFEPYPFYVVKAKGSRIWDVDGNEYIDFWMGHGAIVTGHMHEPIINALKEQLEYGFHFGWCNEWEVKWAKAVCKWFSTDMVRPTNSGTEANMYAVRLARAYTGKVKVGKFEGGWHGGYDGLHKSVNYPYDKPASLGLTEDSIKNIVTLPYNDLEGVYKKVKREELACIIVEPVMGAGGFIPAEKEFLKGLKELCEDKDALLIFDEVITGFRFFKGAQHFYNVRPDLTTLGKAVGGQYFPGAGAFCGKAEVMEKLNQIKNKNFWERVFHGGTYTGNALTMRMGYELITDLENKGVNFYNKIDKLGEEIRSGLKNIFEEGRVKAYVTGLNSLFAIHFTNKKPIDGLTAEITKDKDLTRKLFEFMINNGVAYLTPLTPHLFLSSAHTNKDKEKFLSLVEEFISRKT, encoded by the coding sequence GTGAAACAGATTATTTTTAATAAACGTTCAAAAGAACTTTTTGAAGAAGCGAAAAAATTTCTTCCAGGTGGAGTTACTTACGCGATAAGATATTTTGAACCTTACCCGTTTTACGTTGTTAAAGCTAAAGGAAGCAGAATTTGGGATGTTGATGGAAATGAGTATATAGATTTTTGGATGGGGCATGGAGCTATAGTTACCGGGCATATGCATGAACCTATAATAAATGCTTTAAAAGAGCAGTTAGAATATGGTTTTCATTTCGGCTGGTGTAACGAGTGGGAAGTTAAATGGGCTAAAGCTGTTTGCAAATGGTTTTCCACAGACATGGTTAGACCTACTAACAGTGGAACTGAAGCAAACATGTATGCGGTTAGATTGGCTAGAGCTTATACAGGAAAAGTTAAAGTTGGAAAGTTTGAGGGAGGGTGGCATGGAGGATACGATGGCCTTCACAAATCAGTTAATTACCCATATGATAAACCTGCATCCCTCGGGTTAACTGAAGATTCAATAAAAAATATTGTGACCCTTCCATATAACGATTTAGAAGGCGTATATAAAAAGGTGAAGAGGGAGGAGTTGGCTTGCATAATAGTTGAGCCTGTAATGGGAGCAGGTGGTTTTATACCTGCTGAAAAAGAGTTTTTGAAGGGACTTAAAGAATTATGCGAGGATAAAGATGCTTTATTGATATTTGATGAGGTAATAACAGGTTTTAGGTTTTTTAAAGGCGCGCAACATTTTTATAATGTAAGGCCAGATTTAACCACTTTAGGTAAAGCTGTTGGCGGTCAATATTTTCCAGGGGCAGGCGCGTTTTGCGGTAAAGCTGAAGTAATGGAGAAGCTGAATCAAATAAAAAATAAAAATTTTTGGGAAAGAGTTTTTCATGGCGGAACCTACACTGGAAATGCTTTAACAATGAGAATGGGTTACGAGTTAATAACAGATTTGGAGAATAAAGGAGTTAACTTTTATAACAAAATAGATAAATTGGGGGAAGAAATTAGAAGCGGATTAAAAAACATTTTTGAAGAGGGAAGAGTTAAAGCATATGTTACAGGGTTAAACTCTTTATTCGCTATTCACTTTACAAACAAAAAACCAATAGATGGTTTAACAGCTGAAATAACAAAGGATAAAGATTTAACAAGAAAATTGTTTGAGTTTATGATTAATAATGGGGTTGCTTATCTTACACCTTTAACGCCTCACCTTTTTCTTTCTTCAGCGCATACAAATAAGGATAAAGAAAAATTTTTATCTTTAGTTGAAGAATTCATCAGTAGAAAAACATAA
- a CDS encoding PLP-dependent lyase/thiolase yields MNDLKVNLNFLYEKPVWNTPLIKLKQESEQYNCSIYAKLELFNFTGTHKDRESAAVILDMKKKGYNELACCSTGNAAISISAYAYRFGFQAHIFIGSDTPEEKIKLIKLFKPKLHIIKGSFIDSFKASMKFIAKRKVYNANAGSCQAKLIGNSYIGREIAKKLKPTIVICPTNNGTLLVGVGMGLKKEHVKAKLVAAIAPETKIAHSIKGFSHLEEPKLTQIIKESNGTIVKVSDEEIKQAMINLIKQGLIVEPAAAVSIAALNHLNLKKKDKVCCVITGTGLKYPTLIQKVLG; encoded by the coding sequence ATGAATGATTTAAAGGTTAATCTTAACTTTCTTTATGAAAAACCGGTATGGAATACTCCTTTAATAAAGTTAAAACAAGAAAGTGAACAATATAATTGCTCAATTTATGCTAAACTTGAATTATTTAATTTTACAGGCACCCATAAAGATCGAGAAAGTGCTGCTGTAATCTTAGATATGAAAAAGAAGGGATATAACGAGCTTGCTTGTTGCAGTACTGGAAATGCAGCAATTTCAATTTCAGCTTATGCCTATAGATTTGGTTTTCAAGCACATATATTTATTGGTTCAGATACACCTGAAGAAAAAATTAAGTTAATTAAATTGTTTAAACCTAAACTTCATATAATTAAAGGAAGTTTTATCGATAGTTTTAAAGCTTCAATGAAATTTATCGCTAAAAGAAAAGTGTATAATGCAAATGCAGGTTCTTGTCAAGCTAAATTAATCGGAAACTCTTATATTGGAAGAGAAATAGCTAAAAAACTAAAACCAACAATTGTTATATGTCCAACTAATAATGGAACGTTGCTAGTTGGTGTAGGAATGGGGCTTAAAAAAGAGCATGTAAAAGCAAAGCTTGTAGCAGCTATAGCGCCTGAAACAAAAATAGCCCATAGTATAAAAGGTTTCTCTCATTTAGAGGAACCAAAATTAACTCAAATAATAAAGGAAAGTAATGGAACCATAGTTAAAGTTTCAGATGAAGAGATAAAACAAGCTATGATAAACTTAATTAAACAAGGGCTAATCGTTGAACCAGCTGCAGCAGTATCTATAGCTGCCCTAAATCACTTAAACTTAAAGAAGAAAGATAAAGTCTGCTGCGTAATAACTGGAACAGGATTAAAATATCCAACCTTAATACAAAAAGTTCTCGGTTAA